In Priestia megaterium NBRC 15308 = ATCC 14581, the following proteins share a genomic window:
- a CDS encoding alpha/beta hydrolase: MKIAQPKPFTFEGGEKAVLLLHGFTGNSADVRMLGRFLEKKGYTCHAPHYKGHGVAPEELVHTGPKDWWKDVMDGYEFLKSKGHESIAAVGLSLGGVFSLKLGYTVPIKGIVPMCAPMYIKSEEVMYEGVLAYAREYKKREGKSSEQIEQEMEEFKQTPMNTLKSLQELIAEVRNSVDMIYAPTFVVQGRHDHMINTDSANIIYNSVESPTKDIKWYEESGHTITFDKERDQLHEDVYAFLESLDW, translated from the coding sequence ATGAAAATTGCACAACCAAAGCCATTTACATTTGAAGGCGGCGAAAAAGCTGTTTTATTACTTCATGGTTTTACCGGAAATTCTGCTGATGTTCGTATGTTAGGTCGTTTTTTAGAGAAAAAAGGATACACATGCCACGCACCTCATTACAAAGGACATGGCGTAGCGCCTGAAGAACTTGTTCATACTGGTCCAAAAGATTGGTGGAAAGATGTCATGGACGGCTATGAGTTTTTGAAAAGCAAAGGTCATGAAAGTATTGCCGCTGTAGGTCTTTCACTAGGTGGCGTATTTTCACTGAAATTAGGTTACACTGTACCTATAAAGGGTATTGTGCCTATGTGCGCCCCTATGTATATAAAGAGTGAAGAAGTCATGTATGAAGGTGTTTTAGCGTATGCACGCGAATATAAAAAGCGTGAAGGTAAATCGTCTGAACAGATTGAACAAGAAATGGAAGAGTTCAAGCAAACACCAATGAACACATTAAAGTCTTTACAGGAATTAATCGCTGAAGTGCGAAATTCAGTTGATATGATTTATGCACCGACATTTGTTGTACAAGGTCGTCATGATCATATGATTAATACAGACAGCGCCAATATTATTTATAATAGCGTCGAGTCTCCTACAAAAGATATAAAATGGTACGAAGAATCTGGTCATACCATTACCTTTGATAAAGAGCGTGATCAGCTTCACGAGGATGTATATGCATTTTTGGAATCACTTGATTGGTGA
- the rnr gene encoding ribonuclease R, translated as MKEENQPYINEILDFMKRDNYKPLTVQELAKEFNTEDAESFKEFVKALVIMEEKGLIIRARNDRYGLPEQMNFVKGKVSGHAKGFAFVVPEEKDAGDVFIPPTETNNAMHGDIVLARVSSESSGARREGTIVKILERGTQQIVGTYTQSKNFGFVIADDKKIAGDIFIPKAARNGAVEGHKVVVELTTYPEGRMNAEGKVVQILGHKNDPGIDIISVIHKHGLPQEFPADALTQAIDTPETIDEKDIGNRRDLRDQVIVTIDGADAKDLDDAVTVTELENGNYKLGVHIADVSHYVKEGSPIDVEAAERGTSVYLVDRVIPMIPHRLSNGICSLNPKVNRFTLSCEMEIDPQGEVVKHEIFESVIKTTERMTYSDVNKILVDKDEEVLERYEPIVPMFERMEKLAAILRKKRMDRGAIDFDFKEAKVLVDDDGHPHDVILRERSVAEKLIEEFMLAANETVAEHFHWMNVPFIYRIHEDPDAEKLTRFLEFITNFGYTVKGTGNDIHPRALQDILEEVKGTPEEMVISTVMLRSMKQAKYEAESLGHFGLSAEFYTHFTSPIRRYPDLIVHRLIRTYLIEGKTDQQTQEKWRELLPDVAEHSSNMERRSVDAERETDDMKKAEFMADKVGEVFNGIISSVTNFGMFVELENTIEGLVHVSDLTDDYYRYDERHYAMIGEKTGNVFRIGDEIEVKVADVNKDERSVDFIIVGMKESRKRLSKDRPKVIKAKQKSRKDDKGKVREGSRSKNEEWSTQKPKKKKKKRFFEGAPNVKRKKKKRK; from the coding sequence GTGAAAGAAGAAAATCAGCCCTATATAAATGAAATATTGGATTTTATGAAAAGGGATAATTACAAACCTTTGACTGTCCAAGAGCTTGCAAAAGAATTTAATACTGAGGATGCAGAGTCATTCAAAGAGTTTGTGAAGGCACTTGTTATTATGGAAGAGAAGGGTTTAATTATCCGAGCAAGAAACGATCGCTACGGGCTGCCGGAACAAATGAATTTTGTCAAAGGGAAAGTAAGCGGACATGCAAAAGGGTTTGCGTTCGTAGTTCCTGAAGAAAAAGATGCGGGTGATGTATTTATTCCCCCTACTGAAACAAACAATGCTATGCACGGAGATATTGTGCTTGCAAGAGTGTCATCAGAATCATCAGGTGCTCGTCGTGAAGGAACCATTGTAAAAATCTTAGAACGAGGTACCCAGCAAATTGTAGGTACGTATACGCAAAGCAAAAATTTTGGCTTTGTGATTGCGGATGACAAAAAAATTGCAGGTGATATTTTTATTCCCAAAGCAGCAAGAAACGGTGCGGTTGAAGGCCATAAAGTAGTAGTAGAACTGACAACCTATCCGGAAGGCCGCATGAACGCAGAAGGAAAAGTTGTTCAAATTCTTGGACATAAAAACGATCCGGGGATCGATATCATTTCTGTTATCCATAAGCACGGTCTTCCTCAAGAATTTCCTGCTGATGCTTTAACACAAGCAATTGATACACCTGAAACGATTGACGAAAAAGATATCGGCAACCGCCGCGATCTTCGTGATCAAGTTATTGTAACCATTGACGGAGCAGATGCAAAAGATTTGGATGACGCCGTAACGGTTACAGAGCTTGAAAATGGAAACTACAAATTAGGCGTCCATATTGCAGATGTAAGTCACTACGTTAAAGAAGGTTCTCCGATTGATGTAGAAGCAGCAGAGCGCGGAACAAGCGTCTATTTAGTAGACCGAGTTATTCCGATGATTCCTCACCGTTTATCTAATGGAATTTGCTCATTAAATCCAAAAGTTAACCGTTTTACGCTTTCGTGTGAGATGGAAATCGATCCACAGGGTGAAGTAGTGAAACATGAAATTTTTGAAAGTGTCATCAAAACGACAGAACGAATGACGTATTCAGACGTTAACAAAATCTTAGTGGATAAAGATGAAGAAGTGTTAGAACGCTACGAGCCAATTGTTCCGATGTTTGAGCGTATGGAAAAGCTGGCAGCTATTCTTCGTAAAAAGAGAATGGATCGCGGGGCCATTGATTTTGATTTCAAAGAAGCAAAAGTATTAGTAGACGATGATGGCCATCCTCACGATGTTATTTTGCGTGAACGTTCGGTTGCTGAAAAGCTAATCGAAGAATTTATGCTAGCGGCGAATGAAACAGTAGCAGAACATTTTCACTGGATGAACGTACCGTTCATTTATCGTATTCATGAAGATCCAGATGCAGAGAAGCTTACTCGTTTCTTAGAGTTCATTACAAACTTTGGTTACACGGTGAAAGGAACAGGAAACGATATTCATCCGCGTGCGCTACAGGATATTTTAGAAGAAGTAAAAGGCACGCCTGAAGAGATGGTTATTTCAACTGTTATGCTTCGTTCGATGAAACAAGCGAAATATGAAGCAGAAAGTTTAGGCCACTTTGGTTTATCAGCTGAGTTCTATACGCATTTTACGTCTCCAATCCGTCGTTATCCGGATTTAATCGTTCATCGTCTCATTCGCACGTATTTAATTGAAGGAAAAACAGATCAGCAAACGCAAGAAAAATGGCGCGAGCTTCTGCCTGATGTTGCTGAGCATTCTTCTAATATGGAACGTCGTTCAGTTGACGCTGAGCGGGAAACGGACGATATGAAAAAAGCTGAGTTTATGGCTGATAAAGTTGGGGAAGTATTTAATGGTATTATTAGCTCTGTTACTAACTTTGGAATGTTCGTGGAGCTAGAAAATACGATTGAAGGTTTAGTTCACGTCAGTGACTTAACAGATGACTATTATCGTTACGACGAACGTCACTATGCGATGATTGGAGAAAAAACGGGCAATGTCTTCCGAATTGGAGACGAAATTGAAGTGAAAGTCGCCGATGTGAATAAAGACGAGCGTTCGGTTGACTTTATTATTGTAGGAATGAAAGAAAGTCGCAAACGCTTATCTAAAGACCGTCCTAAAGTGATTAAAGCAAAACAAAAGTCACGCAAAGATGATAAAGGAAAAGTTCGCGAGGGCAGCCGAAGCAAAAATGAAGAGTGGTCTACTCAAAAGCCAAAGAAGAAAAAGAAAAAGAGATTCTTCGAGGGTGCCCCAAATGTTAAGCGCAAAAAGAAAAAGCGTAAATAA
- the secG gene encoding preprotein translocase subunit SecG — translation MHTLLITLLVIVSIALIVVVVLQSSKTTGLSGAISGGAETLFGKQKARGIDLVLHRLTVVLSILFFVLTLAVSYFKL, via the coding sequence GTGCATACATTGCTGATTACTTTGCTAGTGATTGTTTCAATTGCTTTGATTGTTGTGGTCGTTTTACAATCAAGTAAAACTACTGGATTATCTGGAGCTATTTCCGGTGGAGCTGAAACGTTATTTGGGAAACAAAAAGCACGTGGAATTGACTTAGTTTTACACCGTTTGACAGTAGTGTTATCTATCTTATTCTTTGTGTTAACACTTGCTGTATCTTATTTCAAACTTTAA
- the eno gene encoding phosphopyruvate hydratase codes for MPAILDIYAREVLDSRGNPTVEVEVYTESGAFGRALVPSGASTGEYEAVELRDGDKSRYLGKGVLKAVENVNEIIAPELVGMDVTDQIGIDRLMIELDGTENKGKLGANAILGVSMAVAHAAADFVGLPLYRYLGGFNAKQLPTPMMNIINGGSHADNNVDFQEFMILPVGAPTFKEAIRMGAEVFHALKSVLSAKGLNTAVGDEGGFAPNLGSNREALEVIVEAITKAGYEAGKDIQLGMDVASSEFFNKETGKYDLAGEGRTGVTSAEMVDFYEQLVNEFPIVSIEDGLDENDWDGHKLLTERIGGKVQLVGDDLFVTNTKKLAQGIEQGVGNSILIKVNQIGTLTETFEAIEMAKRAGYTAVVSHRSGETEDATIADIAVATNAGQIKTGSMSRTDRIAKYNQLLRIEDELGVLAVYDGAKSFYNLKK; via the coding sequence ATGCCAGCAATTCTTGACATTTATGCACGCGAAGTATTAGATTCTCGCGGTAACCCAACAGTTGAAGTTGAAGTATATACTGAATCAGGCGCTTTCGGACGCGCTTTAGTACCAAGTGGTGCTTCTACTGGTGAATACGAAGCAGTAGAATTACGCGATGGTGACAAATCTCGCTACCTAGGTAAAGGTGTATTAAAAGCAGTAGAAAACGTAAACGAAATTATCGCTCCTGAATTAGTAGGTATGGACGTAACTGATCAAATCGGTATTGACCGCCTTATGATCGAGTTAGACGGTACTGAAAACAAAGGTAAATTAGGTGCCAACGCTATTCTTGGTGTATCTATGGCAGTAGCTCACGCAGCAGCTGATTTCGTAGGTCTTCCATTATACCGTTACCTTGGTGGATTCAACGCTAAGCAATTACCAACTCCAATGATGAACATCATCAACGGTGGTTCTCATGCTGATAACAACGTTGACTTCCAAGAATTCATGATCTTACCTGTAGGAGCTCCTACATTCAAAGAAGCAATCCGTATGGGTGCTGAAGTATTCCACGCGTTAAAATCTGTTTTATCTGCTAAAGGCTTAAACACAGCTGTAGGTGACGAAGGTGGTTTCGCTCCTAACTTAGGTTCTAACCGTGAAGCATTAGAAGTAATCGTAGAAGCAATCACAAAAGCTGGTTACGAAGCTGGTAAAGACATCCAATTAGGTATGGACGTAGCTTCTTCTGAATTCTTCAACAAAGAAACTGGTAAATATGATTTAGCAGGCGAAGGCCGTACAGGCGTAACTTCTGCTGAAATGGTAGATTTCTACGAGCAGTTAGTTAACGAATTCCCAATTGTTTCAATCGAAGACGGTTTAGACGAAAATGACTGGGATGGTCACAAGCTATTAACTGAGCGCATTGGCGGAAAAGTACAGCTTGTTGGTGACGATCTATTCGTAACAAACACGAAAAAACTTGCTCAAGGTATAGAACAAGGCGTAGGTAACTCTATCCTTATCAAAGTTAACCAAATTGGTACATTAACTGAAACGTTCGAAGCTATCGAAATGGCTAAACGTGCTGGTTACACAGCAGTAGTTTCTCACCGTTCTGGTGAAACTGAAGATGCAACAATCGCTGATATCGCTGTTGCAACAAACGCTGGTCAAATCAAAACTGGTTCTATGAGCCGTACAGATCGTATTGCGAAATACAACCAATTATTACGCATCGAAGACGAGTTAGGTGTTCTAGCTGTATACGATGGCGCTAAATCTTTCTACAACTTAAAAAAATAA